The proteins below come from a single Candidatus Baltobacteraceae bacterium genomic window:
- a CDS encoding GNAT family N-acetyltransferase, with amino-acid sequence MNTTIDVTVRRARSDDIEQLLPLVRSYRVFYGQEPDAASERRFVAKHLRDATSTVFVANAGGETVGFVQIFESWSTVRLAPVLILEDLFVEPGWRKRGIARSLIGAALAYARENGAAAMFLETAAENQRAQSVYERAGWLRERIFVKFNAPL; translated from the coding sequence ATGAACACAACCATCGACGTCACCGTGCGCCGTGCCCGTTCCGATGACATCGAACAGCTGCTGCCGCTGGTTCGCTCCTACCGCGTCTTTTACGGGCAGGAGCCGGACGCGGCGAGCGAACGCCGGTTCGTCGCAAAGCACCTGCGCGACGCGACCAGCACCGTGTTCGTAGCGAACGCCGGCGGCGAAACGGTTGGATTCGTGCAGATCTTCGAGTCGTGGAGCACCGTGCGCCTCGCCCCGGTATTGATCTTGGAAGATCTCTTCGTCGAGCCGGGTTGGCGCAAGCGCGGAATCGCGCGGTCGTTGATCGGCGCCGCGCTCGCGTACGCGCGCGAGAACGGCGCCGCGGCAATGTTTCTCGAGACGGCCGCCGAGAACCAACGCGCGCAGAGCGTCTACGAGCGAGCCGGATGGCTGCGCGAGCGCATCTTCGTGAAATTCAACGCGCCCTTGTAA
- a CDS encoding exopolyphosphatase yields MRLITRADLDGLTSAILLQEVEAIDEIEFAHPKDVQDGKVAVTDHDILANLPYDERAGLWFDHHVSQSDAAWNPEMRGNFEIAPSAARVIADHYKSDRFDRFADLLDATDRLDAALLTRDDIVDPKGWILVGYTLDPRSGLGAFKEYFRHLMSLAKAQTVDQILQDPQVRKQVDRLKAEEPAFLEHLKETSRQDGNVVITDVRGRKNLPSGNRFLIYDLFPSANVSARVADGRNNEFVSIQVGHNILKRDCKTSIGDMMAQYGGGGHTGAGTCQPAPGDADRVLGEIVTILKNNG; encoded by the coding sequence ATGCGACTGATCACCCGTGCCGACCTCGATGGACTCACCTCGGCCATCCTTCTGCAAGAGGTCGAAGCGATCGACGAGATCGAGTTTGCCCATCCAAAGGACGTGCAGGACGGCAAAGTCGCCGTTACCGACCACGACATCCTCGCCAATCTGCCGTACGACGAGCGCGCCGGACTGTGGTTCGACCACCATGTCAGCCAGTCGGACGCGGCCTGGAATCCCGAGATGCGCGGCAACTTCGAGATCGCGCCCAGCGCCGCCCGCGTGATCGCCGATCACTACAAATCCGATCGGTTCGACAGATTCGCCGATCTTCTCGATGCGACCGACCGCCTCGATGCCGCGCTGCTGACGCGTGACGACATCGTCGATCCGAAGGGTTGGATCCTGGTCGGATACACGCTCGATCCGCGCAGCGGCCTGGGCGCGTTCAAAGAATACTTCCGCCACTTGATGAGCCTGGCGAAAGCACAAACCGTCGATCAGATTCTGCAAGATCCGCAGGTTCGCAAGCAGGTCGATCGCCTCAAAGCCGAAGAGCCCGCGTTTCTCGAGCATCTCAAGGAAACCTCACGGCAAGACGGCAACGTCGTGATCACCGACGTGCGCGGGCGCAAGAACCTTCCCAGCGGCAATCGCTTTCTGATCTACGACCTTTTCCCCAGCGCGAACGTTTCAGCGCGTGTAGCCGACGGACGCAACAACGAGTTCGTCTCGATCCAAGTGGGTCACAATATTCTCAAGCGCGATTGTAAGACGAGCATCGGCGACATGATGGCTCAGTACGGCGGGGGCGGACACACGGGTGCGGGAACCTGCCAACCCGCGCCGGGCGACGCGGATCGTGTTCTCGGCGAAATCGTCACGATCCTGAAGAACAACGGCTAG
- the msrB gene encoding peptide-methionine (R)-S-oxide reductase MsrB, which produces MKHEGNPEVVKSEAKWREELGPERYAILREAGTERPFTGSLLNLREDGTYVCGGCQNELFSADAKFDSHCGWPSFTHPREQQNVRLLDDSSHGMHRVEVRCARCDSHLGHVFDDGPGPRGTRYCINSLSLDFKKT; this is translated from the coding sequence ATGAAACACGAAGGCAATCCCGAGGTGGTCAAGAGCGAAGCGAAATGGCGCGAGGAACTCGGCCCCGAGCGCTATGCGATTTTGCGCGAAGCCGGCACCGAACGTCCGTTCACCGGCTCGTTGCTCAACCTGCGGGAAGACGGCACGTACGTCTGTGGAGGCTGCCAAAACGAGCTCTTTTCGGCCGATGCGAAATTCGACTCGCACTGCGGCTGGCCGTCGTTCACGCACCCGCGCGAGCAGCAGAACGTGCGTCTGCTCGACGACTCTAGCCACGGCATGCATCGCGTCGAAGTGCGCTGCGCGCGCTGCGACTCACATCTCGGCCATGTTTTTGACGACGGTCCCGGTCCGCGCGGGACGCGGTACTGCATCAACTCGCTTTCACTCGACTTCAAGAAGACGTAG
- a CDS encoding HD domain-containing phosphohydrolase, with product MKDQLVGPRPDGTSDRLLMQRAASLLSTDLSLGELFERLTTLLPEYLDSAVVFIALTHQNGQHAIEYIYDHGEIRRYPHIPLTERSRARAVLETSQIIWGNRREIWAPEGTYPINPDRPWTNDTHSAIFVPMRVGGTVVGCLSVQSVHEGAYTGDDVETVAAIGHFLGVAVQNQRMYQALQRTAEYDPQTGLANHSRICRQLDQALAVASSTQPIVAIMLDVINFAQFNELYGYAEGDDVLRRIAAVLREFEDADDTIAVGRFGGDIFMMILRDGASDLASHAVGRVMARLSDLAYVSDDQTLPITIACGYAVAPLDAGSRAEILALCEQRTRHSRKLGGAAVCSEDSGSHAVYGAFEGIEPIVESLLNRDPFTRVHLLQVNAMAKSWSEHNLDLDHASLVTLLQASLMHDVGKLLVADRMLSKPGPLSKVEYEAVMLHAEYGRHVLMQHPGYAEVAEIVGQHHERWDGTGYPAGLAGEQIHPLARAISILDAFSAMVADRPYHRGITEDAALAELQRCAGTQFDPDLVDRFVAWREEGNPAPLG from the coding sequence GTGAAGGATCAACTTGTCGGGCCACGCCCGGACGGTACGAGCGATCGCCTGCTCATGCAGCGGGCGGCATCCCTTTTATCGACCGATCTTTCGCTCGGTGAGCTGTTCGAACGTCTCACGACGCTGCTGCCCGAATACCTCGATTCGGCCGTCGTCTTTATCGCTCTTACGCATCAAAACGGGCAGCACGCGATCGAGTATATCTACGACCACGGTGAGATTCGCAGATATCCGCATATTCCACTCACCGAGCGCTCTCGCGCCCGCGCCGTGCTCGAGACCTCGCAAATCATTTGGGGCAATCGCCGCGAGATTTGGGCGCCGGAGGGGACGTACCCGATCAATCCGGATCGTCCCTGGACCAACGACACGCATTCGGCGATCTTCGTACCGATGCGCGTCGGCGGAACGGTCGTGGGATGCCTCTCCGTGCAAAGCGTTCACGAGGGCGCGTACACCGGCGACGACGTAGAGACGGTTGCAGCGATCGGCCATTTCCTCGGTGTCGCGGTGCAGAACCAGCGGATGTATCAGGCGCTGCAGCGCACGGCGGAATACGATCCGCAGACGGGACTCGCGAATCACTCACGCATCTGTCGCCAGTTGGATCAGGCGCTGGCGGTCGCGAGTTCCACGCAACCGATCGTTGCGATCATGCTCGACGTGATCAATTTCGCGCAATTCAATGAACTCTACGGCTACGCGGAGGGAGACGACGTATTGCGCCGGATCGCCGCCGTCTTGCGCGAGTTCGAAGATGCCGACGACACGATTGCGGTTGGCCGCTTCGGAGGCGACATCTTCATGATGATTCTTCGCGACGGCGCAAGCGATCTGGCGAGCCACGCCGTTGGACGCGTCATGGCAAGACTCTCGGATCTTGCGTACGTGAGCGACGACCAGACCTTGCCGATCACGATCGCCTGCGGCTACGCGGTCGCACCGCTCGATGCCGGTTCGCGTGCCGAGATCCTTGCGCTATGCGAGCAGCGCACGCGCCACAGCCGCAAACTCGGCGGTGCCGCGGTTTGCAGCGAGGACTCCGGATCGCACGCGGTTTACGGTGCGTTCGAAGGAATCGAACCGATCGTCGAGAGTTTGCTCAACCGCGATCCGTTCACGCGCGTGCACCTCTTACAGGTCAATGCTATGGCCAAGTCGTGGTCGGAGCACAACCTCGATCTCGATCATGCCTCGCTGGTGACGCTCTTGCAGGCGAGCCTGATGCACGACGTGGGCAAGCTGCTGGTCGCCGATCGCATGCTGAGCAAGCCGGGCCCCCTGAGCAAGGTCGAATACGAGGCCGTGATGCTCCACGCCGAGTACGGACGCCACGTGTTGATGCAGCACCCCGGGTATGCCGAGGTGGCCGAAATCGTCGGCCAACACCACGAGCGCTGGGATGGCACCGGCTATCCTGCCGGACTTGCCGGCGAGCAAATCCACCCGCTCGCGCGCGCCATTTCGATCCTCGACGCGTTCTCCGCCATGGTTGCCGACCGGCCGTATCATCGCGGAATTACGGAAGATGCGGCCTTGGCCGAACTCCAGCGCTGCGCCGGCACGCAATTCGATCCCGATCTGGTCGACCGCTTCGTTGCCTGGCGCGAGGAGGGCAACCCCGCTCCCCTCGGCTGA
- the rpmG gene encoding 50S ribosomal protein L33 yields the protein MAKKENRVMVVMACTECKRRNYNTQKNKQKTTDRLELSKYCRFCRCHRPHRETK from the coding sequence ATGGCGAAAAAAGAGAATCGCGTGATGGTGGTGATGGCCTGCACCGAGTGCAAGCGCCGCAATTACAACACGCAGAAGAACAAGCAGAAGACGACGGACCGGTTGGAGCTGAGCAAGTACTGCCGCTTCTGCCGTTGCCACCGTCCCCACCGCGAAACGAAGTAA
- the secE gene encoding preprotein translocase subunit SecE: MNEQKKTAQGRGTSTTSRQARSVAGENFVRGVFTELRRVTWPTRNEWVSATILTLALVIGIGLYTWALDNGIGALLNFLHPAGT, encoded by the coding sequence GTGAACGAGCAAAAGAAAACCGCGCAAGGGCGCGGAACGAGCACGACGAGTCGCCAGGCACGATCCGTGGCCGGCGAAAATTTCGTGCGCGGCGTGTTCACCGAGTTGCGCCGCGTGACGTGGCCGACTCGCAACGAGTGGGTTTCCGCGACGATCCTGACGCTCGCGCTGGTCATCGGCATCGGTCTGTACACCTGGGCGCTCGACAACGGCATCGGTGCGCTGCTCAATTTCCTCCATCCAGCCGGCACCTAA
- the nusG gene encoding transcription termination/antitermination protein NusG, with amino-acid sequence MHTYSGYENKVKANLERRIHSMNMAEKIFRVLVPMEDEVEFKDGKRKITPKKVFPGYVLVEMIMDDQSWYVVRNTQGVTGFVGSPGPGEKPVPLQEKEVKTILKQMGIEAPKLKIDFAKGDRVKVTSGPFFDFTGVVDEIQPEKERLRALISIFGRETPVELEFFQVEKV; translated from the coding sequence ATCCATACCTATTCGGGGTACGAGAATAAGGTCAAAGCCAATCTCGAGCGTCGTATCCACTCGATGAACATGGCCGAAAAGATTTTCCGCGTGCTCGTGCCGATGGAAGACGAGGTCGAGTTCAAGGACGGCAAGCGCAAGATCACGCCCAAGAAGGTATTCCCAGGCTACGTCCTGGTCGAGATGATCATGGACGACCAATCGTGGTACGTCGTTCGCAACACGCAAGGTGTGACCGGCTTCGTCGGCAGCCCCGGTCCGGGCGAGAAACCCGTGCCGTTGCAAGAGAAAGAAGTCAAGACGATCCTCAAGCAGATGGGCATCGAAGCGCCCAAGCTCAAGATCGACTTTGCCAAGGGCGATCGCGTCAAAGTTACGTCGGGTCCGTTCTTCGACTTCACCGGCGTCGTCGACGAGATCCAGCCGGAAAAAGAACGCCTGCGAGCGCTCATCTCGATCTTCGGACGCGAAACCCCGGTCGAACTCGAATTCTTCCAGGTGGAAAAGGTGTAG
- the rplK gene encoding 50S ribosomal protein L11 translates to MAKKVVGKIGLQIPAGKATPAPPIGPALGPYSLNIMDFCKQYNERTASQAGMIIPVEITVYEDRTFTFITKTPPASFLIKQALKIESGSKEPNRNKVGKLTQKQLEEIAKIKMPDINANDIDAAKKIIAGTARSMGVEVE, encoded by the coding sequence ATGGCAAAGAAGGTCGTAGGAAAAATCGGTCTCCAAATCCCGGCCGGCAAGGCAACGCCCGCGCCGCCGATCGGTCCCGCGCTGGGCCCCTATTCGCTGAACATCATGGACTTCTGCAAGCAGTACAACGAACGTACCGCTTCGCAGGCGGGTATGATCATTCCGGTCGAGATCACGGTCTACGAAGATCGTACGTTCACGTTCATCACGAAAACGCCGCCGGCGTCGTTTCTGATCAAGCAGGCGCTGAAGATCGAGTCGGGCTCGAAAGAACCCAATCGCAACAAGGTCGGGAAGCTGACGCAAAAGCAGCTCGAGGAGATCGCCAAGATCAAGATGCCCGACATCAATGCCAACGACATCGATGCCGCCAAGAAGATCATCGCCGGAACGGCGCGCTCGATGGGCGTGGAGGTGGAGTAA
- the rplA gene encoding 50S ribosomal protein L1, with translation MPQHHGKRYKNLVANFDKKALYTPAEAIGFVKKNANAKFNETVEIHIRLGVDPKKSDQNVRGTVLLPHGTGRTVRVIAFAKGDNAKAAAEAGADVVGDQELIDRLKAGFTEFDVAVATPDMMAQVGKELGRILAQKMPNPKAGTVSPNIAGAIRDIKAGKVEYRLDKAGIIHTIVGKAAFDEHQLLENVSALLDAIVRAKPSAAKGTYLRSVTLASTMGPGVKIDPNRVKATA, from the coding sequence ATGCCGCAGCATCATGGCAAGCGTTACAAAAATCTCGTCGCCAACTTCGATAAAAAGGCGCTCTACACGCCGGCCGAAGCGATCGGCTTCGTGAAGAAGAACGCGAACGCGAAGTTCAATGAAACGGTGGAGATCCACATCCGCCTCGGGGTCGATCCGAAGAAGAGCGATCAGAACGTGCGCGGCACGGTGTTGCTGCCGCATGGTACGGGGCGCACGGTTCGCGTGATCGCGTTCGCCAAGGGCGACAACGCGAAAGCTGCCGCAGAGGCGGGCGCCGACGTCGTCGGAGATCAGGAGTTGATCGACAGGCTGAAAGCGGGCTTCACCGAGTTCGACGTCGCGGTCGCGACGCCCGACATGATGGCGCAAGTGGGTAAGGAACTCGGGCGCATCCTTGCCCAGAAGATGCCCAATCCAAAAGCCGGGACCGTGTCGCCCAACATCGCCGGCGCGATTCGCGACATCAAGGCCGGTAAGGTGGAATACCGGCTCGATAAGGCCGGCATCATCCACACGATCGTCGGCAAGGCGGCATTCGACGAGCATCAGCTGCTCGAGAACGTCAGTGCCCTGCTCGACGCGATCGTGCGCGCAAAGCCGTCGGCGGCCAAAGGCACGTACTTGCGAAGCGTGACGCTCGCGAGCACAATGGGGCCCGGCGTCAAAATCGATCCGAACCGGGTCAAAGCCACCGCGTAG
- a CDS encoding STAS domain-containing protein, whose translation MEGNGTFGVAHESLPWAEILVIDGELDIAVAGRFAELIEKQLEGSRPVIVDLTACTYLDSTILNVLVRAANAAPERVGVIVPLESRVRKLFKITSLEAPLRLTETRDQLQERFSARADS comes from the coding sequence ATGGAAGGTAACGGGACCTTCGGGGTGGCCCACGAGTCTCTGCCCTGGGCCGAGATTCTCGTTATCGACGGTGAGCTCGACATCGCAGTCGCGGGCCGGTTTGCCGAACTGATCGAGAAGCAGCTCGAGGGCAGCCGTCCGGTGATCGTCGATCTCACCGCGTGCACCTATCTCGACTCGACCATTCTCAACGTTTTGGTTCGCGCCGCCAACGCCGCACCCGAGCGCGTCGGTGTGATCGTTCCACTCGAATCGCGGGTGCGCAAACTTTTCAAGATCACGAGTCTGGAAGCTCCCCTGCGTCTCACCGAAACGCGCGACCAACTGCAGGAGCGGTTTTCAGCGCGGGCCGATTCGTAG
- the mdcA gene encoding malonate decarboxylase subunit alpha, which produces MIPAWNTRRRRKDERLERITRLVQDGRFEAADAVAVLEALIEPGDRVCLEGDNQKQADFLSRVLASVDPALVHDIHLLISVIGRPEHIALFERGIAAQVDFSYAGPQSLRLAQQVADGRVRIGAIHTYLELFARYFVDLTPDVALVAADEADAEGNLFTGPNTEETPTIAEATAFRDGIVIAQVNRIVDRVKRVDIPGDWIDLIVVSDKPYEIEPLFTRDPEQIDDVQVLMAMLVLRGVYERHRVRSLNHGIGFDTAAIELILPTYGERLGLRGEVCTHWVLNPHPTLIPAIESGWVRSVHCYGGELGMERYVAARPDVFFTGRDGTLRSNRAYCQTAGLYATDLFIGSTLQIDRDANSSTATLGRIAGFGGAPNLGSDPRGRRHPSAAWLEMTSSDEEVRRGRKIVVQLVETFQESGVPTFVERLDAIELGRNAGFPIAPVMIYGDDVTHVVTEEGIAYLYRASGLDERRAALAAIAGVTPIGMATSEERTRALRAEGIVAFPEDLGVRRSEANRTLLAARSVRELVEWSGGLYDPPKRFRSW; this is translated from the coding sequence ATGATCCCGGCATGGAATACGCGCCGCCGGCGCAAGGATGAACGCCTCGAGCGTATTACGCGCCTGGTCCAAGACGGCCGGTTCGAGGCGGCTGACGCGGTTGCCGTGCTCGAAGCGCTCATCGAGCCGGGCGATCGCGTGTGCCTCGAAGGCGACAATCAAAAGCAGGCCGACTTTCTCTCGCGCGTGCTTGCTTCGGTCGATCCGGCACTCGTTCACGACATCCATCTGCTCATTTCCGTCATCGGTCGTCCGGAGCACATCGCGCTCTTCGAGCGTGGGATCGCCGCGCAGGTCGATTTTTCGTATGCCGGTCCGCAGTCGCTGCGATTGGCGCAGCAAGTCGCCGACGGTCGCGTCCGAATCGGCGCCATTCACACCTATCTCGAACTCTTTGCGCGCTATTTCGTCGATCTGACGCCCGACGTGGCTCTTGTCGCGGCAGACGAGGCGGATGCTGAGGGCAACCTCTTCACCGGGCCGAACACCGAGGAAACGCCGACCATTGCCGAGGCAACGGCGTTTCGCGACGGCATCGTCATCGCGCAGGTGAACCGCATCGTCGATCGCGTCAAGCGCGTCGATATTCCGGGCGATTGGATCGATCTGATCGTCGTTTCCGATAAGCCGTACGAGATCGAGCCGCTCTTCACGCGCGATCCGGAACAGATCGACGACGTCCAAGTGTTGATGGCGATGCTCGTACTGCGCGGCGTCTACGAACGCCATCGCGTGCGCAGTCTCAACCACGGCATCGGATTCGACACGGCCGCGATCGAGCTGATCCTTCCCACCTACGGAGAACGCCTGGGGCTGCGCGGCGAGGTGTGCACGCACTGGGTGCTCAATCCGCATCCGACGCTCATCCCCGCGATCGAGAGCGGCTGGGTGCGCAGCGTGCACTGCTACGGCGGCGAACTCGGAATGGAACGTTACGTTGCAGCGCGTCCGGACGTCTTCTTCACCGGCCGCGACGGAACGTTGCGTTCCAACCGCGCGTATTGCCAAACCGCCGGTCTGTACGCAACGGATCTCTTCATCGGCTCGACGCTGCAGATCGATCGCGACGCCAACTCGTCCACGGCCACGCTCGGGCGCATTGCCGGCTTCGGCGGGGCGCCGAACTTGGGCAGCGATCCGCGCGGGCGCCGTCATCCGAGCGCCGCCTGGCTCGAAATGACCTCGTCCGATGAAGAGGTGCGGCGCGGGCGCAAGATCGTCGTCCAGCTGGTCGAGACATTTCAAGAAAGCGGCGTGCCGACGTTCGTGGAGCGGCTCGATGCGATCGAGCTCGGGCGCAACGCGGGGTTTCCGATCGCGCCGGTGATGATTTACGGCGACGACGTCACCCACGTCGTGACCGAGGAAGGCATCGCCTATCTCTACCGCGCGAGCGGCCTCGACGAGCGCCGCGCCGCACTTGCCGCCATTGCCGGCGTCACCCCGATCGGCATGGCAACGAGTGAAGAGCGCACGCGCGCCCTCCGAGCCGAAGGCATCGTCGCCTTTCCGGAAGATCTCGGCGTGCGCCGCAGCGAGGCGAACCGCACGCTGCTCGCGGCGAGGTCGGTCCGAGAGCTGGTCGAATGGTCGGGCGGATTGTACGATCCGCCCAAGCGCTTCAGGAGCTGGTGA
- a CDS encoding malonate decarboxylase subunit delta, protein MIETLSYEFAANEPVANRAHVGVVASGNCEVLLEPAADGRASIVVRTSVTGFDRTWQAVLARFFARNPVAVQIEINDFGATPAVVALRLEQALEYAR, encoded by the coding sequence ATGATCGAAACGCTGAGCTACGAGTTTGCGGCGAATGAGCCCGTGGCCAACCGCGCGCACGTGGGTGTCGTCGCTTCCGGGAATTGCGAAGTTCTGCTCGAACCCGCCGCGGACGGCCGCGCGTCGATCGTCGTGCGTACCAGCGTAACCGGGTTCGATCGCACCTGGCAGGCCGTGCTCGCGCGCTTCTTCGCGCGCAACCCCGTTGCGGTGCAGATCGAGATCAACGACTTCGGAGCGACACCAGCGGTCGTAGCGCTGCGCCTCGAGCAGGCGCTCGAGTACGCGCGATGA
- a CDS encoding biotin-independent malonate decarboxylase subunit beta, producing MTPFLTESFAERGARERARALLDPASFRELLDPFARIASPYLAAQDVVPQADDGVVVARGTLGNRRACVVASDGRFLGGSIGEIGGAKIAGALELARRDFEDGRPTRVVLALDTGGIRLQEANLGILAVTEICDAIVALRERMPVVAVIAGRVGVYGGLSLSTALCSAIIVSEGARIGLNGPDVVETESGIEEMDSSDRPLIWRVTGGRRRFEQDFTTELVADDVGAIRAAVERAFERPRPLGPLVPPPFPDPRLERDAFLHAMEIQP from the coding sequence ATGACGCCGTTCTTGACCGAGTCCTTTGCCGAACGTGGGGCGCGCGAACGCGCGCGCGCGTTGCTCGATCCCGCGAGCTTTCGCGAACTGCTCGATCCGTTCGCTCGCATCGCCTCGCCGTACTTGGCCGCCCAAGACGTAGTACCGCAAGCGGACGACGGCGTGGTGGTTGCACGCGGAACGCTGGGCAACCGGCGCGCATGCGTGGTCGCGAGCGACGGCCGTTTTCTGGGCGGTTCGATCGGCGAGATCGGCGGCGCTAAAATCGCCGGTGCGCTCGAACTGGCGCGACGCGATTTCGAGGACGGCAGACCGACGCGCGTCGTGCTCGCGCTCGATACCGGCGGCATTCGCCTGCAGGAAGCAAACCTCGGTATCCTCGCCGTCACCGAGATCTGCGATGCAATCGTCGCGCTGCGCGAACGAATGCCGGTGGTGGCGGTGATCGCCGGCCGCGTCGGCGTGTACGGCGGGCTCTCGCTTTCGACCGCGCTGTGCAGTGCGATCATCGTGAGCGAAGGCGCGCGCATCGGGCTCAATGGTCCCGACGTCGTCGAAACGGAGTCGGGTATCGAGGAGATGGATTCATCCGATCGGCCGCTGATCTGGCGCGTCACCGGCGGACGGCGCCGTTTCGAGCAAGACTTCACGACCGAATTGGTCGCCGACGACGTCGGCGCGATTCGTGCTGCGGTGGAACGGGCGTTCGAACGTCCCCGTCCGCTGGGTCCGCTGGTGCCGCCGCCGTTTCCCGATCCGCGGCTGGAACGCGATGCGTTTCTGCATGCCATGGAGATCCAACCGTGA
- a CDS encoding biotin-independent malonate decarboxylase subunit gamma → MRTVVSRGRLWYERFANKGTAVAGLPPSVLAADVSLDGFPVRTIVVVPDPQARFERARAGEVGIDEGFGLAAAVNGTPKKSAILAIVDVPGQAFGVREEAVGLQRALAASADAYIRARRGGHPVLALVVGKAISGAFLAHGLQAGWIGALDDSAIEIHVMSEPAVARVTRMQREDLARIAREIPATARDIHTFARFGAIDRIFRIADFDEPSDAEVANVHEALVAVLRNPVLALRNPVDKLAVPAATQTRALARRVRDELAARWDE, encoded by the coding sequence GTGAGGACCGTGGTCTCACGCGGGCGCTTGTGGTACGAACGCTTCGCAAACAAAGGAACGGCGGTGGCGGGCTTGCCGCCATCCGTGCTTGCTGCCGACGTTTCGCTCGACGGATTTCCCGTGCGCACGATCGTCGTGGTTCCCGATCCGCAGGCACGCTTCGAACGTGCGCGTGCGGGCGAAGTTGGAATCGACGAGGGATTTGGTCTGGCAGCTGCGGTGAACGGAACGCCCAAGAAGAGCGCAATTCTCGCGATCGTCGACGTTCCCGGACAGGCCTTCGGCGTGCGCGAAGAAGCGGTCGGATTGCAGCGCGCCCTGGCAGCCTCGGCGGACGCGTACATTCGGGCGCGACGCGGCGGGCATCCCGTCCTCGCTCTCGTCGTCGGCAAGGCGATCTCCGGCGCGTTTCTGGCCCACGGCCTGCAGGCGGGCTGGATCGGCGCGCTCGACGATTCCGCCATCGAGATTCACGTGATGTCGGAGCCAGCCGTCGCGCGCGTCACGCGGATGCAGCGCGAAGATTTGGCGCGCATCGCGCGCGAGATTCCGGCGACCGCGCGCGACATCCACACCTTTGCGCGCTTCGGCGCGATCGATCGCATCTTTCGGATCGCCGATTTCGACGAGCCGAGTGATGCCGAGGTTGCGAACGTGCACGAGGCATTGGTCGCCGTGCTGCGCAATCCGGTTCTCGCATTACGCAATCCGGTCGATAAGTTGGCGGTGCCCGCGGCAACGCAAACGCGTGCGCTCGCGCGCCGCGTCCGCGACGAGCTCGCGGCTCGCTGGGATGAATGA